The genomic interval AATGGATTAATAAAATATTTAAGGACAAATGAAAAAACTTTTTCTAACAAATAAATTAGCTTAATTATCCAACCGGTAAAATGGGTAATTGTCTTAATTGGTAAACTGGCAAACTGGTAAATTGGTCAATTGTATTTGTGTAACCGGTAGACCGGGTGACTGGAAGACTTGTGTTTATTTGACTGGTAGACCGGTAGACTGGTAAACCGGTAGACTGAATTGACTGAAAGGAAATTGTATGCCCAACATTAAGCAAATTGACATGCTCTTAGAGCTAAAAAACAATCCCTCCACAAATCAGCGTTCCTTATCCCAAAAATTAAATATTTCTTTAGGTTTAACCAATGAAATTTTACAAAACCTCATTCATCGCGGCTGGGTAAAAGCTAGCAAATTGAAAGGGAGAAAATGGCTTTACTTGATTACACCTGCCGGAATGTCTAAGGCTACCCAGTTTGCATTTCAACGTTTCCAGGAAACCCAAAAATACTTCTGGGATGCTGAAAATATCATTATTAATTTACTGGATAGTTTACACCAAAAAGGAAAAAAGAATCTCATTATTTTAGGGAAAAACCAATACACCAAGTTAATACTCCTGGCATCAACTGAATCACCCATTGAAATAACCGTGATTATATCTGAGGAACAGTCCCAGAAAAACTTGTTAGGACATCAGGTTGTTTCTATAGATGAATTTACTAAAAAAATTAACCAAGTACCCGAAGAATACCAGAATAATATCATAATATCTGTTGACCAGGAATTAAAAGAATCACTTCTATCTAAAATATCTCAAGAGGCTAATCATAATAATAGTAGTAATGAAGAATCAATCATTGATATTATCAACATTGATGACTTAATCAAAAAATATATCAGCAGCCAGCATAACAATGTTGCAAATGAGAAGGAAATAAAGTAAAATATACTTGTTCATATTTTGAACAATGTTAAATGCTAACAAATTAATATACATGCAAGCGGATGAGCAACAGAAAAAAGAATTAATAAGTCATTATTTTTCTTATATTTGATTAGTCGATTGGGGATTGTCTGATTCCTTATATATTGGAAGTTCGGTGATAGGCTGTTCTGTCGATTGGCAGATCGGAAGATTGGCGATTGGTTGCTCTTATAAGATTGGCAGATTATAGTTTTTTGTTTCTTGTATTTGTTTTTTGATTGGTCGATTGTCGAGATTGGCGATTGGATGATTGGTAGATTATATTTTTGGAGGCTCACTTTTTGGCTAAAATAAAATCTTTTGAAGAATTACCTGTTTGGCAGCTTGCTAGAAAATTTACATCCGAGATATATAGATTAACAAATAGTTTCTCCAAGGGTGAGATGTACGGTATGACTTCTCAAATAAGACGTGCAGCCGTTTCTATAGGTTCAAATATTGCCGAAGGCTTCGATCGTAGAACAGATAAAGAATTAACTAATTATCTATCCATGGCTAGGGGTTCTTGTGCAGAAATACAAAATGACCTCTATATTGCACTTGATTTAAAATATATATCAGAAATAGAGTTTAAAAAATATTATCAAGATACAAAAAAAATTGCTCAGCAGCTGAATGGCCTTATGAATTATTTAAGAAATGTTTAAATTATAATTGTGGAAAGTAACATAATGTGTAT from Atribacterota bacterium carries:
- a CDS encoding four helix bundle protein; this translates as MAKIKSFEELPVWQLARKFTSEIYRLTNSFSKGEMYGMTSQIRRAAVSIGSNIAEGFDRRTDKELTNYLSMARGSCAEIQNDLYIALDLKYISEIEFKKYYQDTKKIAQQLNGLMNYLRNV
- a CDS encoding winged helix-turn-helix transcriptional regulator produces the protein MPNIKQIDMLLELKNNPSTNQRSLSQKLNISLGLTNEILQNLIHRGWVKASKLKGRKWLYLITPAGMSKATQFAFQRFQETQKYFWDAENIIINLLDSLHQKGKKNLIILGKNQYTKLILLASTESPIEITVIISEEQSQKNLLGHQVVSIDEFTKKINQVPEEYQNNIIISVDQELKESLLSKISQEANHNNSSNEESIIDIINIDDLIKKYISSQHNNVANEKEIK